TCGTGTCTCTTTATcgttattttttcctcctctctgcttgTGTGGGTGCGTGCGGGGCCGGGTGCGTGCGCTCACCCCGCGCTCACCAAGTCCATTGCTGCGCCTGTACCAAGTGATGCGCTGTGGGGTACTGGGGGCTGCCGGCCGCGCTGTACTGGGCGTTGTATTGCATATGCTGGAGGGACTGGGCGCTATAGGCGGAGAAGGGGATGCCCGTCTGGAAGGTGGCGGCCGCCAAGTCCTGAGCTTTGAGCGTGTGGCAGGGCTTGCCGTCCCGCACCAGGACCGGCACGGCCACCCGCCgcggggaggggagaggagtCACTTCCATACCTTTCTCTGCCCGGGCCCGCTTCATCTTGTAGCGGTGGTTCTGGAACCAGATCTTCACCTGGGTGGGCGTGAGGTGGATGAGGCTGGCCAGGTGCTCCCGCTCCGGCGCCGACAGGTACCGCTGCTGCTTGAAGCGCCGCTCCAGCTCGTAGACCTGCGCCTGCGAGAAGAGcactctcctcttcctcttcttccccgCGTCCCCTCCGCCCGCCGCTTCCTTCTCGTTGTCGGGCGATTCGTCGGCCGACGGCTCCGGGGACTTGGAGCCGGCCTCGGGGCCGCCCGCTCCGGCCGCCAGCCCGTGCACTGCGGAGAGCGGTGCCGTCAGCGCGGCCCCGACGGCGCctcccgcccggccccgcggcccccgcccggccccctcccggccccgcggccccgcgccccccgcccggccccgcggccccggccccgcacTCACGGGAGTACTGGATGCCCTCGGCGCTCGCCAGCCAGC
The nucleotide sequence above comes from Coturnix japonica isolate 7356 chromosome 3 unlocalized genomic scaffold, Coturnix japonica 2.1 chr3random1604, whole genome shotgun sequence. Encoded proteins:
- the LOC107306804 gene encoding homeobox protein Nkx-2.2 isoform X2, with amino-acid sequence MSLTNTKTGFSVKDILDLPDTNDEDGSAAEGGEEESEAPEPPKKTAVLGQTPLDAVQTLPLKPPFYDNSDNPYTRWLASAEGIQYSLHGLAAGAGGPEAGSKSPEPSADESPDNEKEAAGGGDAGKKRKRRVLFSQAQVYELERRFKQQRYLSAPEREHLASLIHLTPTQVKIWFQNHRYKMKRARAEKAPSPSSICNTTPSTARPAAPSTPQRITWYRRSNGLGERGVSARTRPRTHPHKQRGGKNNDKETRKGVKNK
- the LOC107306804 gene encoding homeobox protein Nkx-2.2 isoform X1; this encodes MSLTNTKTGFSVKDILDLPDTNDEDGSAAEGGEEESEAPEPPKKTAVLGQTPLDAVQTLPLKPPFYDNSDNPYTRWLASAEGIQYSLHGLAAGAGGPEAGSKSPEPSADESPDNEKEAAGGGDAGKKRKRRVLFSQAQVYELERRFKQQRYLSAPEREHLASLIHLTPTQVKIWFQNHRYKMKRARAEKGMEVTPLPSPRRVAVPVLVRDGKPCHTLKAQDLAAATFQTGIPFSAYSAQSLQHMQYNAQYSAAGSPQYPTAHHLVQAQQWTW